aataataataaaaaaaaaatggattCAGATAATGAATCTATAATTctaataaaacataataaagGTTCTTGTAATCCATGTGctaattatttttttcatttttcagGATGTTCTAATGGAAACCAGTGTACCAAATGTCATCATGATTATCATAAGAATCACGAAGATCCTTTACATCCTTCTCaattattacataaaaaaaatatatgtgtacCTTGcgaaaattattttaaaaaagaatgtAAAAGGTCAATGCCCGTATGTATATATTGCCATGATGATTCTcataaaaaggaatataCAACAGgggaaaaaataaatgaaaatacaaataataaaaatcaatttatttatgttaaaccacatttatatataaatcaacAAGAACATATAAGACAAATGTGCCACCCATgtgaatattattttacaaACTATAAAACTTGTTTCAACAAAATTAACTGT
The Plasmodium reichenowi strain SY57 chromosome Unknown, whole genome shotgun sequence DNA segment above includes these coding regions:
- a CDS encoding hypothetical protein (conserved Plasmodium protein, unknown function), coding for NNNKKKMDSDNESIILIKHNKGSCNPCANYFFHFSGCSNGNQCTKCHHDYHKNHEDPLHPSQLLHKKNICVPCENYFKKECKRSMPVCIYCHDDSHKKEYTTGEKINENTNNKNQFIYVKPHLYINQQEHIRQMCHPCEYYFTNYKTCFNKINCNKCHHKDHADIQSFYHPSNF